In a single window of the Emys orbicularis isolate rEmyOrb1 chromosome 11, rEmyOrb1.hap1, whole genome shotgun sequence genome:
- the LOC135885263 gene encoding small ribosomal subunit protein bS16m-like isoform X1 yields MVFFLFQVLARVIMVHLAHLLMKNYHGGHVAIRLALGGCANRPFFRIVVAYNKRARDSKYLEQVGCYDPLPNGHNEKLVGLNIERLKHWIGCGAHVTKPVEKLLGLSGFFPLHPMTITNAERLRKRRALKAITASEEETPGD; encoded by the exons ATGGTCTTTTTCCTCTTTCAGGTGCTGGCAAGGGTCATCATGGTGCACCTTG CTCACCTCCTTATGAAAAATTATCATGGAGGACACGTAGCTATCCGATTGGCTCTTGGTGGCTGTGCCAACAGACCCTTCTTCCGTATAGTGGTCGCATATAACAAGCGAGCTCGGGACAGCAAGTATTTGGAGCAAGTGGGCTGTTATGACCCGCTTCCAAATGGCCACAATGAAAAGCTGGTTGGCTTGAACATCGAGAGACTCAAACACTGGATTGGTTGTGGAGCACATGTCACAAAACCAGTTGAAAAACTTCTAG GTCTTTCTGGATTTTTCCCATTGCATCCTATGACAATCACAAATGCAGAAAGATTAAGGAAGAGAAGAGCCTTGAAGGCCATAACAGCTTCTGAGGAAGAAACTCCAGGTGACTGA
- the LOC135885263 gene encoding small ribosomal subunit protein bS16m-like isoform X2 gives MVHLAHLLMKNYHGGHVAIRLALGGCANRPFFRIVVAYNKRARDSKYLEQVGCYDPLPNGHNEKLVGLNIERLKHWIGCGAHVTKPVEKLLGLSGFFPLHPMTITNAERLRKRRALKAITASEEETPGD, from the exons ATGGTGCACCTTG CTCACCTCCTTATGAAAAATTATCATGGAGGACACGTAGCTATCCGATTGGCTCTTGGTGGCTGTGCCAACAGACCCTTCTTCCGTATAGTGGTCGCATATAACAAGCGAGCTCGGGACAGCAAGTATTTGGAGCAAGTGGGCTGTTATGACCCGCTTCCAAATGGCCACAATGAAAAGCTGGTTGGCTTGAACATCGAGAGACTCAAACACTGGATTGGTTGTGGAGCACATGTCACAAAACCAGTTGAAAAACTTCTAG GTCTTTCTGGATTTTTCCCATTGCATCCTATGACAATCACAAATGCAGAAAGATTAAGGAAGAGAAGAGCCTTGAAGGCCATAACAGCTTCTGAGGAAGAAACTCCAGGTGACTGA